A window of Flavobacterium flavigenum contains these coding sequences:
- a CDS encoding sialidase family protein — protein sequence MKLTHLTIALFGLLLLGSCKSALEKKTWKEGILVDEFIFEKAPYPSCHAVTIAEAANGDLVASWFGGSHERHPDVCIYVAIKPKGTDKWGEAVKVADGVMPDGTRFPTWNPVLYQIPGGDLMLFYKIGPKPSEWWGVYRTSSDGGKTWSDKIDMPSKDFLGPIKNKPVLLSNGTVLLPSSTEGNGWHLRMESTPDFGKTWVMGDTISRGKQKINAIQPSILFHKDGSIQAIGRTKNRAIFSTFSKDNGKTWTPLELIGLPNNNSGTDAVTLKNGKHLLVYNHVLPPGKEAKGPRTPLNLSISDDGINWNAVLVLEDSKISQYSYPSIIQSSDGMVHIVYTWRRQKLKYVKVDPSKLVALPIKNGIWPGDEGKEVKAVKAEEE from the coding sequence ATGAAACTCACTCACCTAACTATTGCTTTGTTCGGACTGCTACTTTTGGGAAGCTGTAAATCTGCTTTGGAAAAAAAGACCTGGAAAGAAGGGATTTTGGTAGATGAATTTATCTTCGAAAAAGCGCCTTATCCTTCCTGCCACGCCGTAACTATTGCAGAAGCAGCCAACGGAGATTTAGTAGCATCCTGGTTTGGAGGCTCGCACGAAAGACATCCTGATGTTTGTATTTATGTAGCCATCAAACCAAAAGGTACTGATAAATGGGGAGAAGCAGTTAAGGTAGCGGATGGCGTGATGCCAGACGGAACAAGATTTCCAACATGGAATCCAGTTTTGTACCAAATTCCGGGCGGTGATTTGATGCTGTTTTATAAAATCGGACCAAAACCATCCGAGTGGTGGGGTGTTTACAGAACGTCTTCTGATGGCGGAAAAACCTGGTCGGATAAGATTGATATGCCAAGTAAAGATTTTCTGGGACCAATCAAAAACAAACCGGTTTTATTGAGCAACGGAACAGTATTACTTCCGTCAAGTACCGAAGGAAATGGCTGGCATTTGCGTATGGAATCCACTCCTGACTTCGGAAAAACCTGGGTGATGGGGGATACCATTTCAAGAGGAAAACAAAAAATCAATGCCATTCAGCCAAGTATTCTGTTTCATAAAGACGGAAGCATTCAAGCGATTGGAAGAACTAAGAACAGAGCTATTTTTAGTACATTCTCAAAAGACAACGGAAAAACATGGACACCTTTAGAATTAATCGGATTGCCAAATAATAATTCAGGCACCGATGCAGTAACCCTTAAAAACGGAAAACATTTATTGGTTTATAACCACGTTCTGCCTCCTGGAAAAGAAGCCAAAGGACCAAGAACGCCTTTAAACCTTTCCATTTCTGACGACGGAATCAACTGGAATGCGGTTTTAGTTTTGGAAGACTCAAAAATAAGCCAATATTCGTATCCATCGATCATCCAAAGTTCAGACGGAATGGTGCATATCGTGTACACCTGGAGAAGACAAAAGCTGAAATATGTAAAAGTTGACCCAAGCAAACTGGTGGCACTTCCAATCAAAAACGGAATCTGGCCAGGCGATGAAGGCAAGGAAGTGAAAGCAGTTAAAGCAGAGGAAGAATAA
- a CDS encoding TonB-dependent receptor: MKKKLLLSAFFSLMCAIMFSQTAGISGKVKTANGNSSEFVNIKIKETSLLTKTDSNGEFSMQKLQSGNVTLVVFAMGCETQEIAVELRENETTIVPDIFLAESTHQLQSVEVVGRKKSSYKNDHTFSATKLEMRVIDVPQSISFVTKELIQDQQALRLKDVGKNVAGVNEFSTYDDITIRGFRNNDSNGRLINGLRGVNSFWTSPLLVNIERVEYIKGPASAVFANSSPGGTVNMITKKPLDETRQAIQFTTGSFNTFRTTADFTGTVNEDKSLLYRLNLGYENADTFRDQISNKSIVIAPSVSFIPKEGTRFNADLVYTDLNTKLDRGRTIVQGTTDLFATPIGFNIAQPNDYLKSKTLALTLSFSQLINKYLTFNASYLKVRYDEELNEHGFNGYITPTLISMYFNDRKTIQHGNNLSTYFSSKFETGVLEHQLVAGYDYINGEINQYQRDAENETGNVKNFDLLNPTYSIRDIDKYEYNDPTNDVTNYYTNGIYLQDLIKYKRLQLLLSLRQEFYTFPENASAGITDGKKSEKALMPKVGITYSITDNINAYGTFATGFEAQNASTVGNANAGGPFDPMTSNLFEIGSKGEFFNRKLFIGTAVYQITKNNILVSANDASNPDLLEQRGQERARGFEIEAVGKINNNLSINLSYAYNNAIITESVKGDINNQVGLTKENAPKHISGSWIKYSFNEGKIKGLGLAIGHSQVSERETFVRTLQLPSYVVFNTAAYYKVDRFTIGVNFNNIFDKEYLVGGYNYQRNFTGAPSNFLVNVGYTF, from the coding sequence ATGAAAAAGAAATTATTATTAAGTGCATTTTTTAGCTTAATGTGTGCTATTATGTTTTCACAAACAGCAGGTATTTCAGGGAAAGTGAAAACAGCAAACGGAAATTCATCAGAATTTGTAAATATCAAAATAAAAGAAACTTCCCTTTTGACAAAGACAGACAGTAATGGCGAATTTTCAATGCAAAAACTTCAAAGCGGAAATGTAACATTGGTGGTATTTGCCATGGGATGTGAAACACAAGAAATTGCAGTTGAACTAAGAGAAAATGAAACTACTATTGTTCCTGATATTTTTCTGGCTGAATCTACGCATCAATTACAATCGGTAGAAGTTGTAGGACGAAAAAAATCTTCTTATAAAAACGACCATACCTTCTCAGCAACTAAACTGGAAATGAGGGTTATTGATGTTCCTCAAAGTATTTCATTTGTAACAAAAGAACTGATTCAGGATCAGCAGGCATTGCGTTTAAAAGATGTGGGTAAAAATGTTGCAGGTGTAAATGAATTCAGTACTTATGATGATATTACAATCAGAGGTTTCAGAAACAATGACAGCAACGGAAGATTGATTAATGGTTTACGTGGAGTAAACAGTTTTTGGACAAGTCCTTTATTGGTAAATATTGAAAGAGTTGAATATATAAAAGGTCCAGCATCTGCTGTTTTTGCCAATTCAAGTCCCGGAGGTACAGTAAATATGATTACCAAAAAACCATTGGATGAAACCAGACAGGCAATTCAGTTTACAACAGGCAGTTTTAACACTTTTAGAACCACAGCTGATTTTACAGGTACTGTAAATGAAGACAAATCATTGTTGTATAGATTGAATCTGGGTTACGAAAATGCAGATACTTTTAGAGATCAGATCAGCAACAAATCAATAGTAATTGCTCCTTCTGTATCGTTTATTCCAAAAGAAGGAACCCGTTTTAATGCAGATTTGGTTTACACTGACCTGAATACTAAACTGGACAGAGGAAGAACTATTGTACAGGGCACGACAGATCTTTTTGCAACACCTATTGGTTTTAACATTGCCCAGCCAAATGATTATTTAAAAAGTAAAACTTTGGCATTGACGTTATCTTTTAGTCAGTTAATCAATAAATATTTAACATTCAACGCATCATACCTAAAAGTACGATATGATGAAGAATTAAACGAACACGGTTTTAACGGATACATCACGCCTACACTAATATCGATGTATTTTAATGATAGAAAAACAATCCAGCACGGAAATAACCTGTCTACTTATTTCTCTTCGAAGTTTGAAACCGGAGTTTTGGAGCATCAGTTAGTAGCAGGTTATGATTATATTAATGGTGAGATTAATCAATACCAAAGAGATGCAGAGAATGAAACAGGCAATGTAAAAAACTTTGATTTATTGAACCCAACTTATTCTATCAGAGATATTGATAAATATGAGTACAATGACCCTACAAATGATGTAACGAATTATTACACTAATGGAATCTATTTACAGGATTTAATTAAGTATAAAAGATTACAACTGCTACTAAGTTTAAGACAAGAATTTTATACTTTCCCGGAAAATGCTTCAGCTGGAATTACAGACGGCAAAAAATCTGAAAAAGCACTAATGCCAAAAGTGGGAATTACTTACAGCATCACTGATAACATCAATGCTTATGGCACTTTTGCCACAGGTTTCGAAGCTCAAAATGCTTCAACGGTAGGTAATGCTAATGCAGGAGGACCTTTTGATCCAATGACCAGTAATTTATTTGAAATAGGTTCGAAGGGAGAATTCTTTAACAGAAAACTTTTTATCGGAACAGCGGTTTATCAGATAACAAAAAATAATATACTCGTAAGTGCCAATGACGCATCGAATCCGGATTTACTGGAACAAAGAGGTCAGGAACGTGCAAGAGGTTTTGAAATTGAAGCTGTTGGTAAGATAAACAACAACTTAAGCATTAATTTGAGTTATGCTTATAACAATGCTATAATTACTGAGTCTGTAAAAGGTGATATCAATAATCAGGTTGGACTGACTAAAGAAAATGCACCGAAACACATCAGCGGAAGCTGGATTAAGTACAGTTTTAATGAAGGAAAAATTAAAGGTTTAGGTTTGGCAATTGGGCACAGTCAGGTTTCAGAAAGAGAAACATTTGTGAGAACTTTACAACTTCCTTCGTATGTTGTTTTTAACACTGCAGCATATTACAAAGTAGACCGTTTTACAATTGGAGTGAACTTCAACAACATTTTTGATAAAGAATATCTAGTGGGTGGCTACAACTATCAGCGAAATTTTACGGGTGCACCGAGCAATTTCCTTGTAAATGTTGGATATACTTTCTAA
- a CDS encoding PepSY-associated TM helix domain-containing protein, protein MRKILNKIHLWLGLASGLVVFISMLAAGIFVWDEELSLWYHSEKYMVPEVKNAALPLDSLTKIIKQKHPLADYAEISSDPKRSYVFTSYKENIKPHWTAASDYENYSHIYIDQYTGRELGEVDLKYDWIFNTRLLHQNLLLTYDVGHYIVGIATLIIFIMILTGIYLWWPKNKAALKQRIWFRWKDTTRWKRKNYDLHNIGGIYTFLFVLIFAITGLVWTFDWWTNGIYRILGNDPEKIWSKPPEINKDDQKRTMNPLETIVAFTKKKIPDYTTIGLSIPEDYDKVSVPVAAFIRHKGNSGWDESDSYTFKSLTGENYFVVTHDDKTLGAKWRNSNYAIHTGSIYGLPTKILASLIALFCAFLPASGFLIWWGRNKKNKSKK, encoded by the coding sequence ATGAGAAAAATTTTAAATAAAATACATCTATGGCTCGGGCTTGCATCCGGGCTTGTTGTATTTATAAGCATGCTCGCTGCCGGTATTTTTGTCTGGGATGAAGAATTGTCGCTTTGGTATCACAGCGAAAAATATATGGTGCCTGAAGTTAAAAATGCTGCCTTACCATTAGATAGTCTGACCAAAATCATCAAGCAGAAACATCCTTTGGCTGATTATGCAGAAATTAGCAGCGATCCCAAAAGAAGTTATGTTTTCACCTCTTATAAAGAAAATATCAAACCTCACTGGACAGCTGCTTCTGATTATGAAAATTACAGTCACATTTACATTGATCAATACACAGGCAGGGAATTAGGCGAAGTCGATTTGAAATATGACTGGATATTTAATACCAGACTGTTGCATCAGAATTTACTTTTAACTTATGATGTAGGACATTATATTGTTGGTATAGCCACGCTTATCATTTTTATAATGATTCTGACAGGAATTTACTTATGGTGGCCCAAAAACAAAGCTGCTTTAAAACAGAGAATATGGTTTCGATGGAAAGATACTACTAGATGGAAACGTAAAAACTATGATCTCCACAATATCGGGGGAATCTATACTTTTTTGTTTGTTTTAATTTTTGCAATTACAGGACTGGTGTGGACTTTTGACTGGTGGACGAATGGAATTTACAGAATCTTAGGAAATGACCCCGAAAAAATCTGGAGTAAACCACCCGAAATAAATAAAGACGATCAGAAAAGAACAATGAACCCATTAGAAACGATCGTTGCTTTCACAAAGAAAAAGATTCCTGACTACACCACAATTGGATTGTCGATTCCTGAAGATTATGATAAGGTTTCTGTTCCGGTAGCTGCTTTTATCAGGCATAAAGGCAATTCTGGCTGGGATGAATCAGACAGTTATACTTTTAAAAGTCTGACTGGCGAAAATTATTTTGTCGTTACCCACGATGACAAAACCCTGGGAGCAAAATGGAGAAACAGCAACTACGCCATTCACACCGGCAGTATTTATGGACTACCAACCAAAATATTAGCCTCTTTAATTGCACTATTTTGTGCTTTTTTACCTGCCAGCGGTTTTTTAATCTGGTGGGGACGTAACAAGAAAAACAAATCAAAAAAATAA
- a CDS encoding BRO family protein → MDAVKIFEDKKVRSHYDADNEIWYFSIIDIIEILTNQPHYQGARNYWKVLKSRLLKEGNETVTNCNRLKLVAEDGKMRLTDVGNVEDIFRLVQSIPSPKAEPFKQWLAKVGYERIQEIQDPSQSIDRARENWKQHGRSEKWIQQRMMGQETRNKLTDYWKDAGIEEKNEFAILTNIIHQEWTGLSVKKHKEVKGLKSQNLRDHMSEAELIFTALAELSTRQIAENDEAKGLLENAVASKKGGAVAKNARIELEQNTGKNVVTGENFLPPKKKDLPE, encoded by the coding sequence GTTAAAATTTTTGAAGATAAAAAAGTACGAAGCCATTATGATGCGGATAATGAAATCTGGTATTTTTCAATTATTGATATTATAGAAATACTTACCAATCAACCTCATTATCAGGGAGCAAGAAACTATTGGAAAGTGTTGAAAAGCCGACTTTTAAAAGAAGGAAATGAAACGGTTACAAATTGTAACCGGTTGAAATTGGTTGCCGAAGATGGTAAAATGCGTTTGACTGATGTAGGCAATGTTGAGGATATTTTTAGATTAGTACAATCCATTCCATCACCAAAAGCAGAACCCTTTAAACAATGGCTGGCAAAAGTAGGATATGAACGCATACAGGAAATTCAGGATCCTTCACAAAGTATAGACCGCGCCAGAGAAAACTGGAAACAGCACGGGCGAAGTGAAAAGTGGATTCAGCAACGAATGATGGGGCAGGAGACTAGAAACAAACTAACGGATTATTGGAAAGATGCAGGCATTGAAGAGAAAAACGAATTTGCTATTCTAACCAATATCATTCATCAGGAATGGACAGGACTTTCAGTGAAGAAACACAAGGAAGTCAAAGGATTAAAATCACAAAACCTGCGTGACCACATGAGCGAAGCAGAATTGATTTTTACAGCATTAGCCGAACTCTCTACAAGACAAATAGCCGAAAATGATGAAGCAAAAGGGTTACTGGAAAATGCTGTTGCAAGTAAAAAAGGCGGTGCGGTGGCTAAAAATGCAAGAATAGAATTAGAACAAAATACAGGTAAAAATGTAGTAACGGGAGAGAATTTTTTGCCTCCAAAGAAAAAAGATTTGCCTGAATAA